The following are encoded together in the Anguilla rostrata isolate EN2019 chromosome 19, ASM1855537v3, whole genome shotgun sequence genome:
- the LOC135245489 gene encoding cullin-associated NEDD8-dissociated protein 1 encodes MASASYHISNLLEKMTSSDKDFRFMATNDLMSELQKDSIKLDDDSERKVVKMILKLLEDKNGEVQNLAVKCLGPLVSKVKEYQVETIVDTLCTNMLSDKEQLRDISSIGLKTVIGELPPASSGSALAASVCKKITGRLTSAIAKQEDVSVQLEALDIMADMLCRQGGLLVNFHPSILSCLLPQLTSPRLAVRKRTIIALGHLVMSCGNLVFVDLIEHLLSELSKNDSMSTTRTYIQCIAAISRQAGHRIGEYLEKIIPLVVKFCNIDDDELREYCIQAFESFVRRCPKEVYPHVPTVISICLTYLTYDPNYNYDDEDEDENAMDADGADEDYQGSDDEYSDDDDMSWKVRRAAAKCLDAVVSTRHEMLPEFYRTVSPALIGRFKEREENVKADVFHAYLSLLKQTRPAQSWLCDPDAMEQGDTPLTMLQSQVPMTVKALHKQMKEKSVKTRQCCFNMLTELVNVLPGALTQHIPVLVPGIIFSLNDKSSSSNLKIDALSCLYVILCNHQPQVFHPHVQALVPPVVSCVGDPFYKITSEALLVTQQLVRVIRPLDQPDAFDATPYIQDLFSCTARRLKAADIDQEVKERAISCMGQVICNLGDSLGADLPPTLQIFLERLRNEITRLTTVKALTLIAGSPLGIDLRPVLGEAVPILASFLRKNQRALKLSTLAALDILVKSYGDAATPAMIDAVLAELPPLISESDMHVSQMAIGFLTTLASAHPDSLSKISAAILPELMALVRSPLLQGGALCAMLDFFQALVSTGTAGLGYMDLLRMLTGPVYAQSATLAHKQSYSSIAKCVAALTRACPKEGPAVVGQFIQDVKNSRSTDSIRLLALLSLGEVGHHVDLSGQPELQAVILDAFSSASEEVKSAASYALGSISVGNLPEYLPFVLQEISSQPKRQYLLLHSLKEIIGSASVTGLRPYVESVWTLLLKHCECTEEGTRNVVAECLGKLTLIDPETLLPRLKGYLLSGSSYARSSVVTAVKFTISDHPQTIDPLLKNCIGDFLKTLEDPDLNVRRVALVTFNSAAHNKPSLIRDLLDTVLPHLYNETKVRKELIREVEMGPFKHTVDDGLDIRKAAFECMYTLLDSCLDRLDIFEFLNHVEDGLKDHYDIKMLTFLMLARLSTLCPSAVLQRLDRLVEPLRATCTTKVKANSVKQEFEKQDELKRSAMRAVVALLTIPEAEKSPLMSEFQSQISSNPELAAIFDSIQKDSTSANMESMDTS; translated from the exons ATGGCGAGCGCCTCCTACCACATCTCTAATCTGCTGGAGAAAATGACGTCCAGCGACAAGGATTTCAG GTTCATGGCCACAAATGACCTGATGTCCGAGCTGCAGAAGGACTCCATCAAGCTGGACGACGACAGCGAGCGCAAGGTGGTGAAGATGATCCTCAAACTGCTGGAGGACAAGAACGGGGAGGTGCAGAACCTGGCTGTCAAATG TCTGGGCCCCCTGGTCAGTAAAGTAAAGGAGTACCAGGTGGAGACCATCGTGGACACGCTCTGCACCAACATGCTGTCCGATAAGGAGCAGCTGCGCGACATTTCCAGCATCGGCCTCAAGACTGTGATCGGAGAGCTTCCTCCAGCGTCCAGCG gcTCCGCCCTCGCCGCCAGCGTGTGCAAAAAGATCACGGGCCGCCTGACCAGTGCCATTGCCAAGCAAGAGGACGTGTCTGTGCAGCTCGAGGCCTTAGACATCATGGCTGACATGCTGTGCAG ACAGGGGGGCCTGCTGGTGAACTTCCACCCCTCCATCCTGAGCTGCCTGCTGCCCCAGCTGACCAGCCCGCGCCTGGCCGTGAGGAAGAGGACCATCATCGCGCTGGGCCACCTAGTCATGAGCTGCGGGAACCTGGTGTTCGTGGACTTGATCGAGCACCTGCTGTCCGAGCTGTCCAAGAACGACTCCATGTCCACCACACGCACCTACATCCAGTGCATCGCCGCCATCAGCCGCCAGGCCGGCCACCGCATCG GTGAATACTTGGAGAAGATCATCCCCCTGGTGGTGAAGTTCTGCAACATCGATGACGATGAGCTGAGGGAGTACTGCATCCAGGCCTTTGAGTCGTTCGTCCGAAG GTGTCCCAAGGAGGTGTACCCCCACGTCCCCACAGTCATCAGCATCTGCCTGACCTACCTGACCTACGACCCCAACTACAACTACgacgacgaggacgaggacgagaACGCCATGGACGCCGACGGGGCGGACGAGGACTACCAGG GGAGTGATGACGAGTACAGCGACGATGACGATATGAGCTGGAAGGTGCGGCGCGCGGCGGCCAAGTGTCTGGACGCGGTGGTGAGCACGCGGCACGAGATGCTGCCGGAGTTCTACCGCACAGTGTCCCCCGCGCTGATTGGCCGCTTCAAAGAGCGCGAGGAGAACGTGAAGGCCGACGTGTTCCACGCCTACCTGTCCCTGCTCAAACAGACACGCCCCGCCCAGAGCTGGCTGTGTGACCCTGACGCCATGGAGCAGGGGGACACGCCACTCACCATGCTGCAGAGCCAG GTGCCCATGACTGTGAAGGCCCTGCACAAGCAGATGAAGGAGAAGAGTGTGAAGACCCGCCAGTGCTGCTTCAACATGCTGACGGAGCTGGTGAACGTGCTGCCTGGAGCGCTGACTCAGCACATCCCCGTGCTGGTCCCGG GCATCATCTTCTCTCTGAACGATAAGTCCAGCTCGTCCAACCTGAAGATCGACGCGCTGTCCTGCCTGTACGTCATCCTGTGCAACCACCAGCCGCAGGTCTTCCACCCGCACGTGCAGGCGCTGGTGCCGCCCGTGGTGTCCTGCGTGGGAGACCCCTTCTACAAGATCACGTCGGAGGCTCTGCTGGTCACGCAGCAGCTGGTGCGGGTGATCCGGCCGCTGGACCAGCCCGACGCCTTCGACGCCACGCCCTACATCCAGGACCTGTTCTCCTGCACCGCCCGCCGCCTCAAAGCCGCCGACATCGACCAGGAAGTGAAGGAGCGCGCCATTTCCTGCATGGGTCAGGTGATCTGTAACCTGGGCGACAGCCTGGGGGCGGACCTCCCGCCCACGCTGCAGATCTTCCTGGAGCGTCTGCGGAACGAGATCACGCGGCTGACCACGGTCAAGGCGCTGACGCTGATCGCGGGCTCGCCGCTGGGCATCGACCTGCGGCCCGTCCTGGGCGAGGCCGTGCCCATCCTGGCGTCCTTCCTGCGCAAGAACCAGCGGGCGCTGAAGCTGAGCACGCTGGCGGCGCTGGACATCCTGGTGAAGAGCTACGGCGACGCGGCCACGCCCGCCATGATCGACGCCGTGCTGGCGGAGCTGCCGCCGCTCATCAGCGAGAGCGACATGCACGTGTCCCAGATGGCCATCGGCTTCCTCACCACGCTGGCCAGCGCCCACCCCGACTCGCTGTCCAAGATCAGCGCCGCCATCCTGCCCGAGCTCATGGCGCTGGTGCGCTCCCCTCTCCTGCAGGGCGGCGCTCTCTGCGCCATGCTGGACTTCTTCCAGGCGCTGGTCTCCACGGGGACGGCGGGGCTGGGGTACATGGACCTGCTGCGCATGCTGACGGGGCCCGTGTACGCCCAGAGCGCCACGCTGGCGCACAAGCAGTCCTACTCCTCCATCGCCAAGTGCGTGGCCGCGCTCACCCGCGCCTGCCCCAAGGAGGGCCCGGCCGTGGTGGGCCAGTTCATCCAGGACGTGAAGAACTCGCGCTCCACCGACTCCATCCGGCTGCTGGCGCTGCTGTCGCTGGGGGAGGTGGGCCACCACGTGGACCTGAGCGGCCAGCCCGAGCTGCAGGCCGTCATCCTGGACGCCTTCTCCTCCGCCAGCGAGGAGGTGAAGTCGGCGGCGTCCTACGCGCTGGGCAGCATCAGCGTGGGGAACCTTCCGGAGTACCTGCCCTTCGTGCTGCAGGAGATCTCGAGCCAGCCCAAGCGCCAGTACCTGCTGCTGCACTCGCTGAAGGAGATCATCGGCTCGGCGTCCGTCACGGGGCTCCGCCCCTACGTGGAGAGCGTGTGGACGCTGCTGCTGAAGCACTGCGAGTGCACCGAGGAGGGCACCCGAAACGTGGTGGCCGAGTGCCTGGGCAAGCTGACCCTCATCGACCCCGAAACGCTGCTGCCCCGCCTCAAAGGCTACCTCCTGTCAG GATCCTCCTATGCCAGAAGCTCAGTAGTGACTGCAGTAAAGTTCACCATTTCTGACCATCCACAGACCATCGATCCTCTGCTCAAGAACTGCATAG GTGACTTCCTGAAGACGCTGGAAGACCCAGACCTCAACGTGCGACGGGTTGCCCTGGTTACGTTCAATTCGGCAGCGCACAATAAGCCTTCGCTGATCCGGGACCTGCTGGACACCGTTCTGCCGCACCTTTACAACGAGACCAAAGTGCGCAAGGAGCTCATCCGCGAG GTGGAGATGGGGCCATTCAAACACACGGTGGACGACGGGCTGGACATTCGCAAGGCTGCGTTCGAGTGCATGTACACACTGCTGGACAGCTGCTTGGACAGACTAGACATCTTCGAGTTCCTCAACCATGTGGAGGACGGGCTGAAGGACCATTACGACATCAAG ATGCTGACGTTCCTGATGCTGGCCCGGTTGTCCACACTGTGCCCCAGTGCTGTGCTGCAGAGGCTGGACCGGCTAGTGGAGCCACTACGAGCCACCTGTACCACAAAG GTAAAGGCAAACTCGGTGAAGCAGGAGTTTGAGAAGCAGGATGAGCTGAAGCGATCAGCCATGCGTGCGGTGGTGGCGCTGCTCACCATCCCCGAGGCAGAGAAGTCGCCCCTGATGAGCGAGTTCCAGTCCCAGATCAGCTCCAACCCCGAGCTGGCCGCCATCTTCGACAGCATCCAGAAGGACTCCACCTCCGCCAACATGGAGTCCATGGACACCAGCTAA